CCGAAGGCCGTACTCGGCGCAAACGGACGCGGTGGTTATGATGCGCCCGCATTTGCTCGATCGCAGCAAGGGAACGCAAGCGCGTGTGAGGCGAAAAACCGCGTCGACGTTGACGACGAAGACTTGGTGCCAATTTGCATCGGTAGTTTCCTCAAGCAATGCCAGCTTTCCAGGGATGCCGGCATTGTTCACGAGAATATCGAGGCCGCCCAGCAATTCGCCCGATTTAACAACGAGGGTCTCGGCCGCATCGGTTGCAGTGACGTCCTGAACAATTGGGATTATCGCGGCATCTCGTGCGAAGGCCGCATTCAGTTTTTCGCCCGACACATCGATGGCCAGCACTTGCGCGCCCTCGCGCGCAAACGATTCCGCGATCGCCTTGCCAATTCCGTCAGCGGCACCCGTGACGAGCGCGCGGCGTCCTTCGAGTTGACCCATGCCCAATCCTTTCGAACGACCGCCTGACCGTCAGTTGAAATACATGCCGCCATCGACGTTCAGCGTCTGGCCTGTGACGAACGCACTCTGCTCCGTGCAGAGATAAAGAATTGCGTGAGCACAGTCTTGCGGGCGGCAGAGGCGCCCGAGAGGCGTTACGCTACGCATGGCCGTTTCGATCGTCGGACCGTCGCCAGTCTCGCCCTCTCGATAGGCACTCTTGACCGCGTCCCACATGGGTGTTTCGACAGCGCCAGGCGCAATCGCATTCACGCGTATGTCGTGTGCAGCCAGCTCCTGCGCCATCCCTTGCGTCAAACTGATGACAGCCGCCTTGCTCGCCGAATAGACCATGGAGCCGATCGAAGGTCTGCGAGCGGCTGCCGAGGCGATATTGACGATTGCTCCGCCTCGGCCCGCCTTGACCATGTAGCGTGCGGCGATCTGGCTGACAAAGAAGAGACCTTTCAGGTTGATCGACAGGACACGGTCATATTCGGCCTCGGTGATATCCATCATCTGCTGCATCGAATAAACGCCGGCGCAATTGATCAATATGTCGAGAGCGCCGTGCTCCTGCCAGACCGCGTCGAGTGCCGCCCGAACGCTCGATAGCTTTGTGACATCGCAGGGCAGGTAAGACATCCTGTCAGGGAATGCTGCGCAGGTTTCCAGGCAACCGCTACTCGCTCTGTCGACGGCGAAGACCATCGCCCCGGCCTCGGCCAAATCCCTTGCCGTCTGACGGCCGATCCCACTGGCAGCTCCCGTCACGAACGCAATCCTGCCGCCCATGTCAATGCGGGGTCCGTTTGTCCGGGCTTGCGTTCTCTGCACCATTATCGCGGTCCCATACGGATTGCGCCGTCGAGGCGGATCACCTCGCCGTTCAGCATAGGGTTGACGATGATCGATCGGACGAGATCGGCATATTCTTCAGGCTGCCCCAGCCGGCTCGGATGCGGAACCTGCTGCCCAAG
The window above is part of the Sphingobium sp. MI1205 genome. Proteins encoded here:
- a CDS encoding SDR family NAD(P)-dependent oxidoreductase → MGQLEGRRALVTGAADGIGKAIAESFAREGAQVLAIDVSGEKLNAAFARDAAIIPIVQDVTATDAAETLVVKSGELLGGLDILVNNAGIPGKLALLEETTDANWHQVFVVNVDAVFRLTRACVPLLRSSKCGRIITTASVCAEYGLRLQGAYVASKHAVSGLMKGFAIELGQYGITANCINPANTVTGITRDWFSSAQSTEGRAYLDVASVLGRYSHPEDMAAAALYLASDGAAYVTGQSITVDGGMTCRLPSLSHATRYES
- a CDS encoding SDR family NAD(P)-dependent oxidoreductase; the protein is MVQRTQARTNGPRIDMGGRIAFVTGAASGIGRQTARDLAEAGAMVFAVDRASSGCLETCAAFPDRMSYLPCDVTKLSSVRAALDAVWQEHGALDILINCAGVYSMQQMMDITEAEYDRVLSINLKGLFFVSQIAARYMVKAGRGGAIVNIASAAARRPSIGSMVYSASKAAVISLTQGMAQELAAHDIRVNAIAPGAVETPMWDAVKSAYREGETGDGPTIETAMRSVTPLGRLCRPQDCAHAILYLCTEQSAFVTGQTLNVDGGMYFN